The Triticum aestivum cultivar Chinese Spring chromosome 7B, IWGSC CS RefSeq v2.1, whole genome shotgun sequence genome window below encodes:
- the LOC123156461 gene encoding aspartic proteinase 36 produces MEPPRGASRAPLALILLLLLALTAALAPGRAAATGVFEVRRKFPRHHGGGAGGGKHLADLREHDARRHGRSLAAAVDLPLGGNGLPTETGLYFTQIGIGTPAKSYYVQVDTGSDILWVNCVSCDTCPRKSGLGIELTLYDPSGSSSGTGVTCGQEFCVATHGGVLPSCVPAAPCQYSISYGDGSSTTGFFVTDFLQYNQVSGNSQTTLANTSITFGCGAKIGGDLGSSSQALDGILGFGQSNSSMLSQLAAAGKVRKVFAHCLDTINGGGIFAIGDVVQPKVSTTPLVPGMPHYNVNLEAIDVGGVKLQLPTNIFDIEESKGTIIDSGTTLAYLPQVVYNAIMSKVFARYGDMPLKNDQDFQCFRYSGSVDDGFPIITFHFEGGLPLNIHPHDYLFQNGELYCMGFQTGGLQTKDGKDMVLLGDLAFSNRLVLYDLENQVIGWTDYNCSSSIKIKDDKTGSIYTVNAHDISSGWRFQWHKSLFVLLVTALCSYTMF; encoded by the exons ATGGAGCCGCCCCGTGGCGCTTCCCGCGCTCCCCTggccctcatcctcctcctcctcctcgcgctgaCGGCGGCGCTCGCCCCCGGCCGCGCGGCCGCCACCGGCGTCTTCGAGGTGCGCCGCAAGTTCCCGCGCCACcacggaggcggcgccggcgggggcAAGCACCTGGCGGACCTCCGGGAGCACGACGCTCGCCGCCACGGccgctccctcgccgccgccgtcgacctgcCCCTCGGCGGCAACGGCCTCCCCACCGAGACCGG GCTCTACTTCACGCAGATTGGGATCGGCACGCCGGCCAAGAGCTACTACGTGCAGGTGGACACCGGCAGCGACATACTCTGGGTCAACTGCGTCTCCTGCGACACCTGCCCCCGCAAGAGCGGCCTCGGG ATAGAGCTGACGCTGTACGACCCCAGTGGATCGTCGAGCGGCACCGGGGTCACGTGCGGCCAGGAGTTCTGCGTCGCTACTCACGGCGGCGTGCTCCCATCCTGCGTCCCCGCCGCGCCGTGTCAGTACAGCATCTCATACGGAGACGGAAGCTCCACCACTGGGTTCTTTGTCACGGACTTCTTGCAGTACAACCAGGTGTCCGGCAATAGCCAAACCACCTTGGCCAATACAAGCATCACGTTTGG GTGTGGTGCTAAGATTGGTGGAGATTTGGGGTCGTCAAGCCAGGCCCTTGACGGGATTCTTGGATTTGGTCAGTCAAATTCATCCATGCTGTCGCAGTTAGCGGCTGCAGGAAAAGTGAGGAAGGTCTTCGCACATTGCTTGGACACCATAAATGGTGGAGGAATTTTTGCTATTGGGGATGTCGTGCAGCCGAAAGTTAGCACAACGCCGTTGGTGCCCGGCAT GCCGCATTACAATGTCAACTTGGAAGCAATTGATGTTGGTGGTGTTAAGCTACAGCTTCCAACTAATATTTTTGATATAGAGGAAAGTAAAGGTACCATTATTGACAGTGGAACAACATTGGCGTATCTACCACAGGTGGTTTATAATGCTATAATGTCTAAG GTATTTGCTCGGTATGGAGATATGCCCTTAAAAAATGATCAAGATTTCCAATGTTTCAGATATTCTGGAAG TGTAGACGATGGATTTCCTATAATCACCTTTCACTTTGAGGGCGGCCTTCCACTGAATATTCATCCACATGACTATCTTTTTCAAAATGGG GAGCTGTACTGCATGGGGTTCCAGACTGGTGGATTACAAACCAAGGATGGAAAAGATATGGTGCTTTTGGGAG ATCTAGCATTTTCAAACAGGCTGGTTCTTTATGATTTAGAAAATCAAGTTATTGGATGGACCGATTACAACT GCTCCTCCAGCATTAAAATCAAGGATGACAAGACTGGATCAATATACACTGTGAACGCGCATGATATCTCATCTGGATGGAGATTTCAGTGGCACAAGTCCTTGTTTGTATTGCTAGTAACGGCGCTGTGCAGCTATACAATGTTCTAA